One Monomorium pharaonis isolate MP-MQ-018 chromosome 4, ASM1337386v2, whole genome shotgun sequence DNA segment encodes these proteins:
- the LOC105828354 gene encoding ALK tyrosine kinase receptor gives MINDARPRLASTIAGYNQTSRTCDRRHVPAYGGSGGLLLRIVLICCCVTITYSSKFSMWHGKSFKELLADRPKNSPQHSQMGYCDLDIECDWFWNETHGFKKVKASRNGLPKSFPTTDASNSPNGHFLWFTGRGGAQIRSKTIPRTGPRCRIEFWLYMVEMEEGFINLVIYQIVSNVSSIAVSKSGNNTAKWQKISFSLRAIDQTYRIYLEVYGPLPNSSIGVDNIHLVDCFPESVGDCSTEDMFLCNNGLCLNRTRVCDFTKDCVDGEDEELECDKIPKNARCNFENGWCGWTNVPERPLNWTLNQGSTPTERTGPNYDHTYRNKTGTYAFVNMAGYSKNVAYGSKGTITSPLYNPTPPYSSDPNSSYYRSCQVRFFYHKHGPHSASLGLFLVQVKPYGNHTENLWWSYGANSDAWYGEAVVLPNIRYRYHLQFEASRGYSAKSDVAIDDISLSRECFGIGVPRDIVGNFNYSNPIIDSEKMPSQHPDFVNETVIRITTCGATGRKGPTAEKCAEKYNDTNVELFMPSQEEKLVFNLEGVQRWTAPRGEYYTLIAVGARGGKGSGNVGITLGAFVRGVIELQKGDQLYFMMGQAGTDACPKNLGLKTTTCKDESVDLQSPQQTSSKVREVKKIQFKNPGGGGGGATAIFTLKANGDLEPILIAGGGGGLGLNPSMDNGLQHGRGPFPAGRSVPSPSNVPERMGGPGASWNGTWPNFQRKTWGMPLIHGGIGGLGCEAGDHGDGGFGGGGGGCQSGGGGGGYVGGNAGHNDGSGEGGYSYASQMLTDVYFRVGTHSGPGEVFIIPAISGCGCDYRCVALDQYLNETNCLCPQGWLLSNDSKSCIMTDDSKDNNQTYIIQLVVIGSLLIIIGICLISYKRYQKQKAVSHRRQVMFGNGTELAALRPGHLSDTIMTEFNPNYEFAGNIYSFKDLPHIPRECITLVKALGQGAFGEVYQGVYKYRRSEHPVAVKTLLSLSTTHAEADFMMEALIMSKFNHPNIVHFIGVSFDKRPRYIILELLAGGDLKNFLREERPRSDRPTSLTMLDLIMCGYDVANGCKYMEEARFIHRDIAARNCLLTTKAPGRTVKIADFGMARDIYRGDYYRKDGKAIVPIKWMPPESFLDGIFTTKTDVWSFGVLLWEIMSFGYMPYTGCGNLEVMTMVKSGGRLEKPVGCPDPIYGIMMRCWHPQPDDRPSFATIVERIGYCLQDPDVINLPPPNFNVMSIYDPEMIMRADSEAECNNVQSDTDGGYLQPRVIDPRSVARRVDQAMGGVYDSENEKSIEDCKLYGGSYVKSAGCRKDMYNCNKYDSSTDTFEQTYSNEEHEEVTKECKDKSIADRSNRQKNRTIHRTMDIEDNVDNGNNRPEDECHMTANIDSTITDRKNGNESTTTTDTNSDSLIAQSSDTPPDTTTNSSPNTRTCSPSHTIGLNANVSNVNGMVKKNTLKATLSLDPSALCRGIPYEKITTRTQHSSTPGSTELRKSSLSHELPREEECSC, from the exons ATGATCAACGACGCGCGGCCGAGGCTGGCGAGCACCATCGCGGGTTACAATCAGACGAGCCGCACGTGTGATCGCCGGCACGTGCCTGCATACGGTGGCAGCGGCGGATTGTTGCTTCGCATCGTCCTGATTTGTTGCTGCGTTACAATAACCTACAGCTCCAAGTTCAGTATGTGGCACGGAAAGAGCTTCAAGGAACTCCTGGCAGACCGACCGAAAAACTCACCTCAGCATTCGCAAATGGGTTATTGCGACCTGGACATAGAGTGCGACTGGTTCTGGAACGAGACTCATGGTTTCAAGAAAGTCAAGGCGTCGCGCAACGGCTTGCCAAAATCCTTTCCGACCACGGACGCCAGCAACTCTCCAAATG GTCACTTTCTGTGGTTCACCGGACGAGGAGGTGCTCAAATAAGATCCAAAACGATACCTCGCACGGGTCCACGTTGCCGCATCGAATTTTGGCTTTACATGGTGGAAATGGAAGAGGGATTTATAAATCTTGTCATATATCAAATCGTTAGCAACGTGTCGTCCATCGCGGTATCGAAAAGCGGCAATAACACCGCCAA atggcagaaaataagtttttcatTACGCGCAATCGATCAGACCTACAGAATTTATTTAGAGGTCTACGGGCCTCTTCCTAATTCGAGTATCGGCGTCGACAACATTCACCTAGTTGATTGCTTTCCag AATCCGTCGGGGATTGTAGTACCGAGGACATGTTTCTGTGTAACAACGGCCTTTGCTTAAACAGGACTCGTGTTTGCGATTTCACGAAGGATTGCGTCGATGGCGAAGACGAGGAGCTCGAGTGCG ACAAGATACCGAAGAACGCAAGGTGTAATTTTGAAAACGGTTGGTGCGGATGGACGAACGTTCCCGAGCGACCATTAAATTGGACCCTTAATCAAGGTTCCACGCCGACCGAAAGAACAGGGCCCAATTACGATCATACTTATCGTAACAAAACCG GAACATATGCGTTCGTAAATATGGCAGGCTATTCTAAAAATGTCGCATATGGTAGTAAAGGTACCATCACAAGTCCACTGTATAATCCGACACCACCTTACAGCAGCGATCCTAACAGTTCTTATTATCGATCATGTCAA gTACGCTTTTTCTATCACAAACATGGTCCGCATAGTGCATCTCTTGGGCTGTTCTTGGTTCAAGTAAAACCATATGGAAATCATACCGAAAATTTATGGTGGTCCTACGGAGCTAATAGTGACGCTTGGTACGGCGAAGCGGTTGTTCTACCTAATATAAGATATAG GTACCATTTGCAATTCGAAGCATCTAGAGGATATTCCGCGAAAAGTGATGTAGCAATTGATGATATTTCCCTGAGTCGAGAATGTTTCGGCATcg GAGTTCCACGAGACATTGTaggcaattttaattattctaatcCCATTATTGATTCTGAGAAGATGCCATCGCAGCATCCGGATTTTGTTAATGAAACAG TTATTCGAATTACTACTTGCGGGGCTACTGGCAGAAAAGGCCCTACTGCCGAAAAATGCGCTGAAAAATATAACGACACAAATGTAGAATTATTCATGCCGTCGCAAGAGGAAAAATtggtttttaatttagaagGAGTCCAACGATGGACGGCGCCACGTGGTGAATACTACAC TTTAATCGCCGTCGGGGCAAGAGGAGGAAAAGGCTCGGGTAACGTTGGTATCACTCTGGGTGCATTTGTTCGTGGTGTCATAGAGCTTCAAAAGGGCGACCAGCTATATTTCATGATGGGTCAAGCGGGAACAGACGCTTGTCCTAAA AATCTCGGCTTAAAGACAACCACGTGTAAAGATGAATCAGTCGATTTGCAATCACCGCAGCAGACATCATCGAAAGTACGAGAAGTAAAGAAAATCCAATTCAAGAATCctggtggtggcggcggtggtgcGACTGCTATCTTCACA CTGAAAGCAAATGGGGATCTGGAACCCATCTTAATCGCGGGTGGTGGCGGTGGTTTGGGATTAAATCCTTCTATGGACAATGGATTACAACATGGACGCGGTCCCTTTCCCGCGGGTAGATCCGTACCTTCCCCGTCCAATGTTCCGGAACGCATgg GTGGACCTGGTGCTAGTTGGAACGGTACATGGCCTAATTTTCAACGAAAAACCTGGGGAATGCCATTAATTCATGGAGGTATAGGAGGACTTGGTTGTGAAGCCGGAGATCACGGTGACGGAGGTTTTGGCGGAGGTGGAGGCGGTTGCCAATCAGGAGGTGGTGGCGGCGGTTACGTTG GTGGTAATGCTGGACACAATGATGGAAGTGGTGAGGGTGGTTACTCATACGCGAGTCAAATGCTCACCGATGTTTACTTCAGAGTTGGAACTCATTCTGGCCCGGGGGAGGTCTTCATCATACCCGCGATTAGCGGTTGCGGTTGCGATTACCGCTGCGTCGCGCTTGATCAGTATTTGAACGAGACCAACTGCCTCTGTCCTCAGGGTTGGTTACTCAGCAACGATTCCAAATCCTGTATCA TGACTGACGATTCCAAAGATAATAATCAAACTTATATTATCCAGCTCGTAGTTATAGGCAGCCTGTTAATCATTATTGGGATTTGTCTAATATCTT ATAAACGATACCAAAAACAAAAAGCAGTTTCGCATCGCCGCCAAGTAATGTTCGGCAACGGCACTGAATTAGCTGCATTGCGTCCAGGACACTTGTCGGACACGATAATGACCGAGTTCAACCCCAATTACGAGTTCGCTGGCAATATCTATAGCTTCAAGGACCTACCGCACATACCCCGTGAATGTATTACTTTAGTAAA AGCTCTCGGCCAAGGCGCCTTCGGCGAAGTTTACCAGGGTGTGTACAAATATAGACGTAGCGAACATCCCGTTGCCGTCAAAACGCTACTGTCTTTATCCACGACACATGCAGAAGCGGATTTTATGATGGAAGCATTGATAATGAGCAAATTTAATCACCCTAACATAGTACACTTTATCGGCGTCTCCTTCGACAAACGTCCGAGATACATCATTCTCGAATTATTAGCCGGAGGTGACCTGAAAAATTTCCTGCGCGAAGAACGACCTCGATCA GACCGGCCTACATCATTAACGATGCTAGATCTAATTATGTGCGGCTACGATGTCGCGAACGGCTGTAAATACATGGAGGAAGCCCGTTTTATACACCGAGATATCGCCGCTAGAAACTGCTTGTTAACTACTAAAGCACCGGGCCGTACTGTTAAGATCGCGGATTTCGGTATGGCCAGGGATATTTATCGAGGCGATTATTATAGGAAAGATGGCAAGGCGATAGTGCCCATAAAATGGATGCCACCCGAGAGCTTCTTGGACGGTATATTCACCACAAAGACCGATGTCTG gTCGTTTGGCGTGCTCCTATGGGAGATTATGTCATTCGGATATATGCCCTACACCGGGTGTGGAAATCTCGAAGTCATGACAATGGTAAAGTCCGGCGGGCGCCTTGAGAAGCCTGTGGGATGTCCAGACCCTATATACGGAATCATGATGCGGTGTTGGCATCCACAGCCTGACGATAGACCAAGTTTCGCCACTATTGTCGAGAGGATCGGCTACTGTTTGCAG gaTCCTGATGTGATAAATCTACCCCCGCCTAATTTCAATGTGATGTCAATCTACGATCCTGAAATGATCATGAGAGCAGACTCAGAAGCGGAATGCAATAACGTACAATCTGAT ACGGACGGCGGCTACCTGCAACCGAGAGTCATCGATCCACGATCCGTTGCACGTCGCGTAGATCAAGCTATGGGTGGCGTCTACGATTCCGAGAATGAAAAATCAATCGAAGACTGCAAGTTGTACGGCGGGTCTTACGTGAAATCAGCGGGATGTCGAAAAGATATGTACAATTGCAACAAGTATGACTCTAGCACAGATACCTTTGAGCAAACGTATAGCAATGAAGAGCATGAAGAGGTGACCAAAGAGTGCAAG GATAAAAGTATAGCCGATCGATCGAATCGACAAAAAAATAGGACGATACATCGAACCATGGACATCGAAGACAATGTAGACAATGGCAACAACCGACCAGAGGATGAATGTCATATGACTGCCAACATCGATAGCACGATAACGGATCGCAAAAACGGTAATGAAAGCACAACGACTACTGACACCAATTCGGACTCTCTGATAGCACAATCCTCGGACACTCCGCCCGATACGACGACGAATTCGTCGCCCAACACGCGCACTTGCTCACCAAGTCACACCATCGGCCTCAACGCCAACGTCAGTAATGTAAACGGTATGGTGAAGAAGAATACACTGAAGGCAACCCTGAGCCTGGACCCAAGCGCGCTCTGCAGGGGCATCCCTTACGAGAAGATCACAACGCGAACGCAACACTCGAGCACGCCGGGCAGTACGGAACTAAGGAAG AGCTCCTTGAGTCACGAGCTGCCGAGGGAGGAAGAATGCTCTTGCTGA